From the Musa acuminata AAA Group cultivar baxijiao chromosome BXJ3-1, Cavendish_Baxijiao_AAA, whole genome shotgun sequence genome, the window TCGGCTCCGCCGTCTCCGCCCCCCTCAACCGTGAGCTGCTCTCTCCGGGCGGCGAGGGGTCCGGCGGCGGCCTCTTCTTTCGCTGCTTCTCCGTCTCGGATCTCAAGCGCAAGTTTTTGGCGGGCCTTTCGAAGAGCTCCGGCGACGAAGGCCATTGGAGGTACGTTTACCGCAATGATGAGATGCACTAATAACCTCAAACATCCCATAAAGTAATTGGTTTGTAGTTTCAGAGAGTTGTGGAGTCATCTTTCCCAAGTAATGCATTTGTCTCTTTCCCTTGAAAGAAAGAAATTAGACCATAACCCTCTTCTTTCCATGTTTCTTTGGTTCTTCATTCAAGAGTCATGGGGTTCTTGGCCCTCAAAAACAAGAAGCACTGCAACCATAGTCCTTCAGCCATTATTGCTGTGGTTTAGGTCAACTTTCcataatttctctctctctctctctctctctctctctctctctctctctctctcttccttttctttcgtTACTCTGATGGAGTCTTTGAGACAGCTTCCATTGGTTGCAGCTGAATACGACCCAACCCCTTTCCTCGAAGTTTCAAGCAATGGAAGGCAAAAGGATCTTTAAATGAAGCAGGACATCTCTTTACGTTTCCTCGAACAACTTTGTCTCTTTCTTTACCATAGGCATTCGACTTCGGTTTGTTTTTGCTGCTCCATTCAATAGGGTCACCGGCCTGTGAACTTACCTCACTGTTACGTTGTGTTCTTGGTCTCAGGTACCTCGTCCTCGGCCACGCTTGTTGCCGACTCGGGCTGCTGGAGGACGCCATGGTGCTCCTCCAGGCCGGCCGCCGCCTCGCTGCCGCCGCCTCCCGACGCCGGTCCGTCTGTTGGTCGGACGACAGCTTCGTCTCCTCCACCGCCTCTACCGGAGGGAACGGCGCTGCTCCGATGCCTACCGAGTTGGAATCCGCCTCCCAGCTCCTTTCACACATCAAGCTCCTTCTCCGCCGGACCACCGCCGCCGTGGCCGCGCTGGACGCCGGCGTCCCGGCGGAAGCCAGCCGTCTGTTCTCCAAGGTCCTCGACGGCCGGCGGGGCGTCCCCGCCGCGTTCGCCGCTGGCTGTTTCGTCGGCCGCGCCTCTGCCCACCGCGCTGCCGGCCGCCTCGCCGAGGCCATAGCCGACTGCAACCGCGCGCTCGCCGTCGAGCCCTTCTGCGTCCCGGCCCTTCGCGCCCGGGCCGACCTCCTCGAGGCCATCGGCGCGCTCCCCGACAGCCTCAGCGACCTCGACCACCTGAAGCTCCTCTACGACTCCATCCTCCGCGACGGCAAGCTTCCGGGCCCACCGTGGCGTCCCCACCACGGCGTCCGGTACCGCGACATCCCCGTCGAGCACCGGGCGCTCGCCGCGCGAATTCAGCAGCTGCGGTGCCAAGTCGGGGCCGCGGGGGGCTGCATCGACGTGGACTACCACGCTTTGATCGGAGTCCGTCACGGCTGCACGAGGTCGGAGTTGGAGCGTGCGTACTTGCTTCTGTCGTTGAGACATAAGCCGGAGAAGGCGACGGCGTTCGTGGCCCGGTTGGAGTTCGCGGATGATCACCGGGATCCGGACGGCGTGAGGGATCAGGCGAAGATGTCGGCCATGGTATTATACCGGATGCTGCAGAAAGGGTACTCGAGGATTAAGGCGACGGTGATGAACGAGGAGAAGGTGGCTGTGG encodes:
- the LOC135629084 gene encoding uncharacterized protein LOC135629084, coding for MATSSSLAGEKTRWWLSNRKLVRKYLRDARSLVATRELPKVSTAVGLLDAALVVSPLHEAALELKARSLLFLRRFREVADMLQDYIPSCKMAAAAADNDSSTSLGSAVSAPLNRELLSPGGEGSGGGLFFRCFSVSDLKRKFLAGLSKSSGDEGHWRYLVLGHACCRLGLLEDAMVLLQAGRRLAAAASRRRSVCWSDDSFVSSTASTGGNGAAPMPTELESASQLLSHIKLLLRRTTAAVAALDAGVPAEASRLFSKVLDGRRGVPAAFAAGCFVGRASAHRAAGRLAEAIADCNRALAVEPFCVPALRARADLLEAIGALPDSLSDLDHLKLLYDSILRDGKLPGPPWRPHHGVRYRDIPVEHRALAARIQQLRCQVGAAGGCIDVDYHALIGVRHGCTRSELERAYLLLSLRHKPEKATAFVARLEFADDHRDPDGVRDQAKMSAMVLYRMLQKGYSRIKATVMNEEKVAVAVAAAAQVAASIPTVAGGGSEVPNKAAVAAAGVFQRRFCRDTAEAGSMHCHGAIPVK